From the genome of Longimicrobiaceae bacterium:
CCCCCGTCGAAGGCAGGGCGGTCCGGCGCAACGAGGCTTTGGGTTCCGCAGCCGGCGGTCAGCAGGCTGACAGTGAGGAGCAGGAGGACAGTTCCGGCGGTTCTCATGGTGAACTCCTTTGTTGGGAAGAGGACGAACACCCGGTGCGGGTGCGGTTTCCAAGGTGCGGGGGGCGGGTAGGCTGTGCAAGCCGTGGCGTAAAACCTTCCTGGAGGATGCAATGCAGCCTGTGGTTAGACCGCTTCTCCTGTTGCACCCCAGCGGGGTTCTCCGCGAAACCCTCGTGGAGATTCCCGGACAGCTCTACAGGCTCACGGAGCTGTCCGATTGGAAGGCGCTGCGCGAGGCGCTGGGCCGGGCGCCGCTCACGGCGGTCGCGGTGGTCGATCCGCTGGGACCGGACGGGGGGATTGCCGAGGAGCTGCGGGAGCTCCTGCGCGCCTTCCCGTTCGCCACCGTGCTGGCCGCGCTCCCGGTGACTCCGCGCGACGGCGAGCTCCTGCGGACGCTCCTCGATTGTGGTGTCGCGGACTTCATCGTCATGGGGCATGAGACCACGCCCGTCGGCGTGTCGAGAAGACTGCGCCTGGTGCGCAGCCGTCCCGTGAAGAGGCTCCTGAAGCGGGCGCTGCCACAGGGTGTCCCCAGCAGGACGCAAGGGATGCTCACCCGCGCGGCGGAAGTCGTGGCCGTGGGAGGGGGCGCCCCGGAGCTTGCGGCGGCGCTCCGCGTCAGCCCGCGCACGGTCCCCCGGTGGTGCGAGCGCGCCGACCTTCCGCCGCCCCGGAGGCTCTTCGCCTGGCTCCGCATGCTCATGGCCGCGGAGCTGCTGGACCAGCCGCAGAGGTCGCTGGCGTCCGTCGCCCGCGCCTGCGGGTACGCGAACGAGTCCAGCCTGAAGAACACGTTCCGGGACTTCCTGGGTGTGGGGCCTTCCGAGCTGCGGAAGGCGGGTGCGTTCCAGACGGTCGCCACCGCCTTCGCCCGGGATCTCGCATCGGTCCGCGAGCACGCGCACACCGCGGGCAGGAGCCGCAACGTCTGGCTCAACTGAGGTGACCGCTTCGGCCGTTCAACCGCCGTTGCTCACACGCGGAGTGTTTCAGGACAATGCTCGCACACCGTTGGACCGACCCTGGAGTTGCTGATGAACAACGAGAACGCACCCCGGTTTCCGGTCTACGTCACCCAGGAGGGGCGTACCGCGACCCTGGCCGTCTACGTCCAGGTGGACCCCGAGCCCACCGTGCGGCCGGGCGACCTGGAGGAGCTCATTGAAGAGGTCGCCCGCCGGATCGAGAAGGCGCTGGAAGGGATCTTCCGGAACCTGCCTGCCGAGTTCCTGGTCGACGCGCCGATCGAGATCAACAACGACCACGTGCCGTTCTTCCCGGCCACGTTCGGTGACAAGGTGTACGAGGCACAGGAGGACGTGTTCGGGGCAATCGAAGAGTTGAGGAAGGGAACCCCCTTGCAGGGCATGCTCTTCGACTGTTCGGGGAGGGCGTTCGGGGTCCACGTCTACGCGACCTTTCTCCGGGCGGCGCAGCACGACCGCAAGGTCGGGGAGGTGTGGACTTTGGATCACGAGTAGCGAGGAAGACCGGGACTCCCGCCGGTGATGGGCTCTCCATGGTCGGCCCCGCCGACAGGTACGCCACCCACCCGCCACCGCACCCACCGGCACGACACACCACGGGCGCGGAGTCCCACAGAACGGACCGGGGCAGGAGCACGCTACGCGTGTCCTGCCCCGGTCCTATTCGTAGAGCGAGGCAGCCCCCGACGGGACCACCGTGATACCGATCCGGGAAGACCGGAGAGGGTGATCGGGAGGCGGGGGGAGGCTCAGCAGGCGGTGCGTCTGTGTGAGCCCGCGCTGCACTTACCTCTCGCTCCACCGGCCGGGCGAGTTTCGCACCGCCGGAGGAGCCTCCCCCCGCCGACTACTCGCGATACATCCGGATTCGGTATCAGACCTCGATCAGCGCCAGGCCGGTCTCGGCGTCGTGGCGGCGCTGCAGGTGCTCGGGGGACTCCGTCAGGACCAGCTCCAGCGTGGGGCGCACGTGGGCCTCCACCAGGTGGCCGCCGTGGGCGGTGCCGTCCCGCTTGGCGACGGTCACGTGCGCGTGGAGCTTGGGCTCGCCGTCCTTCAGGGCGATGTCGCCGGCCAGCATCAGGACCTCCACCTGCTCCCGGATCGGGATCGGCTGGTACTCCTTGCTCTCCCAGTCGAAGTACGCCACGGTGACGTCCTGGAAGGCGCCGATGGCGGTGAAGTGGCTCCCGGCCAGCCCGTGCTCGGCGGCGAAGGCGCGCAGGGTCCCGGCGACCTCGTCGCCGGTCTCGAAGACCAGCGCCCACGTCCTCTGCGCCCCGTCGTGCAGCAGCTTGCTCCTCACGTGCGCCTCCCCTGGCTCGCGGTTTCGATCCTCACAGCTCCCCCCGCCGCCCCATCTCCGCGATCCGGTCGCCGGTCCGGCAGGCGAGGGCCATGATGGTGGCCGAGGGGTTCACCCCTCCCCCGGTCGGGAAGAGCGAGCCGTCGCAGATCCACAGGTTGGGGATCTCCCAGGTGCGCCCGTACGGGTCCGTGACGCTCCGCTCCGGGTCGCTCCCCATGGGGCAGCCGCCCATCAGGTGCGCGGTGTCCACGTCGGCCCAGGTCTCCTTCCCGCCCGCCGCCTCCAGCGTCTGGCGCATGAAGTCCACCGCGTGCCGGATGAGCCGGCGGTCGTTGTCGGAGTAGGAGAAGGTGATGCGCGGGATGGGGAGCCCCAGGGGGTCCGTCTCGTCCGCCAGCTCCACCCGGTTGCACTCCCGCGGCTCCACCTCGCCCACCATCTTGAGGCCGGCGACGTGGTTGTACCGGGTCATCTCCTCCCGCAGCTCCATCCCCCAGAGCCCCCGCCCGGCCGCGGTCGCCTGCGCCCACGCCCGCGGGAGCGGCCCCTGGCTCCCGAACTGGTAGCCGCCGTGAAAGTCCTTCCCCTCGTCCGTGTAGTTCCAGTGCTCGGTGATGGTCATCACGGGAGGGCCCTTGTAGCAGCGCACCTCCTCGTCCATGATCCCCCACACGCCGTGGTTGGAGTGCACCATCAGCCCCTTCCCCACGAGCCCGCTCCCGTTCGCCAGCCCGTGGGGGAAGCGCGGCGTGGCGGAGTTGAGCAGCAGCCGCGGCGTCTCGATGCTGTAGCCGGCCGCCACCACGTGCTTCGCCCGCTGCCGGCGCCACTCCCCGTCGCGGTGGTAGAGCACCCCCGCGGCGCGGCCGTCCGCCCCCGTCTCGATCCGCCCGACCATGGCGAGGTCGCGGATCTCCGCCCCGTGCTCCACCGCGCGCGGGATCCAGGTGACCAGCGCGCTCTGCTTGGCGTTGGTGGAGCACCCCACCGCGCAGAACCCCCGGTAGACGCAGGGGGGCGCCTCCCCCCGCGGGGAGGAGAGGGTGGCGAGCGGCGTGGCCACCCAGGGGATCCCCAGCGCCTCGCATCCCCGGGCCAGGACCAGCCCGGCCGCGTTGACCTCGTGCGGGCGGCGGGGGTAGCGCCCGCGCGGGGGGCCCCAGGGGTACGAGACGGGGCCGGAGATCTGCAGCATCTCCTCCACCTCGTCGTAGTACGGCCACATCTCCTCCCAGGAGACCGGCCAGTCCACCCCGTAGCCCAGCAGGCTCCGGCTCCGGAACCACTCGGGGCGGAAGCGCAGCACAACCATGGTGAAGTGGACGGTGCTCCCCCCCACCCCCCGGCCGCTGTTGTTGCTCCCGAGCTGGATGGGGTCCTCGCCCCCGCTGATGCGCTCGTCGGTCCAGTACAGCTTCTGCTGCTCGTCCTCGTCGGAGGCGAAGTCCTCCAGGGGGCGCCAGTACGGGCCGGCGTCGAAGGCCACCACCCGGAACCCCGCCTTCGCCAGCTTGAAGGCGAGGGTGCCGCCCCCCGCCCCGGTCCCCACGATGGCGAAGTCCACCTCCTCGTCGTCCCGGTAGCAGCGCATGGGGACCCACTCGCCGCGGCGGAATACGTTCGGCGCGCGGCCGCCCCCGGCCCGGATCGGCTCAGGCATCCCTCTCCTCCGCCTCCCAGGGGTCGCGCTGGTCGGCGCCGAGCCGCACGTACCCGCGCGGGCTGGCCGGGCCGCTGTAGCCGATCTCGCTCCACGCCGCCGGGTGCGAGTAGTAGACCCCCACCACCCCCTTGAGCAGGACCTCCGCGAAGAAGCGCACCGGGGGAAGCTCGTCCCACGGCTCGCCGCTCACCTCGCCCTCCTGGATGGCGCGGAGGATCCCGTCCTGCTCCGCGGGGGCGAGCTCGGAGAAGCGGGCGCCGTGGCGCCGGCCGCTCTCCTTCTCGATCCCGGCGATCCCCAGCCGCCATGCCTCCCGCAGGGGGGGCATGGTCTCGTAGCGGTAGCCGGCCCCCTCGTTCAGGTCGAGCTTACGGTCGATCCAGGGGACGATGGGGACCGGGTCGTCCGGGCGGTCCGGCTGGGGAAGGAGGCGCGCGCAGACGGCCTCCAGCGTGGCCCACTCGTCCGTGCGGAGGAAGCGGCGCTCCGGGACCTCGTGGAGCCTCCGGCCGACGACCTCGCGGGTCTGGTCGTTCCAGGAGGGGGTGTCCCACTTCCGCAGGACGTCGTAGCCCGCGTACGGGGTGCGGAGCGGCTCAGGCACGGGCGCCTCCTTCCATCAGCTCGATCGCGGCCAGCCCGGCCAGGGCCATCCCCGTGAAGGACGGGGGCGCCGGGAGGGGCGGCCCCTGCAGCAGGTTCTGGCTCCAGTTCTTCCATCCCCCCATGTTGCGGGCCACCCCCACGGCGTGGAAGCCGACGCCGGCCAGGCCCATCCCCACCGTCCCCCAGAGGAGCCGGACGGCGGTCCTGCGCCGGGACGCCGAGGGGCGCGCCACGGCGGCCCCGAGCGCCAGCGCGGCGAGCGGCGGAACGGTGACGGGGAGGTACATGACGGGGTCCTGGAACGCGCCGCGGAAGTGGAGCAGCCCGGCCTCCGCGGCCGTCCCCGCGAGCCCCGCCGCGGCGGCCCACCCCAGGAGGGGGGGCAGCGTCGTCCCGGGGCGCCCATTCCCCGTGGCAGCGTGCCGGGCGGCGAGGCCGTAGAGCCCCGCGTAGGTGATCCCGAGCGGGGCCCCGACGGGGGCGCCGTAGAACACGTTCTCCCAGCGGAGGCCCCCGGTGCGCCGCAGGACGTTCCAGGTGTGGAAGCCTGTGCCGGCCAGCCCGGCGAGCGCCGCCGCGCCGTAGACCGCGGCATCCGTCCGGCGCACCCGGCCGCCGCGGGCCAGGGCGCGGGCGGCGGTGCCCAGCGTGAGCGCGGACACGGCCGGCGCCACGAACATCGCCGGGTTGTAGAACCCGCCGCGGTAGTGCTCCATGGCGCTGTCGGCGAGCACGCTGAAGGAGAG
Proteins encoded in this window:
- a CDS encoding GMC family oxidoreductase; translated protein: MPEPIRAGGGRAPNVFRRGEWVPMRCYRDDEEVDFAIVGTGAGGGTLAFKLAKAGFRVVAFDAGPYWRPLEDFASDEDEQQKLYWTDERISGGEDPIQLGSNNSGRGVGGSTVHFTMVVLRFRPEWFRSRSLLGYGVDWPVSWEEMWPYYDEVEEMLQISGPVSYPWGPPRGRYPRRPHEVNAAGLVLARGCEALGIPWVATPLATLSSPRGEAPPCVYRGFCAVGCSTNAKQSALVTWIPRAVEHGAEIRDLAMVGRIETGADGRAAGVLYHRDGEWRRQRAKHVVAAGYSIETPRLLLNSATPRFPHGLANGSGLVGKGLMVHSNHGVWGIMDEEVRCYKGPPVMTITEHWNYTDEGKDFHGGYQFGSQGPLPRAWAQATAAGRGLWGMELREEMTRYNHVAGLKMVGEVEPRECNRVELADETDPLGLPIPRITFSYSDNDRRLIRHAVDFMRQTLEAAGGKETWADVDTAHLMGGCPMGSDPERSVTDPYGRTWEIPNLWICDGSLFPTGGGVNPSATIMALACRTGDRIAEMGRRGEL
- a CDS encoding PPC domain-containing DNA-binding protein, which gives rise to MRSKLLHDGAQRTWALVFETGDEVAGTLRAFAAEHGLAGSHFTAIGAFQDVTVAYFDWESKEYQPIPIREQVEVLMLAGDIALKDGEPKLHAHVTVAKRDGTAHGGHLVEAHVRPTLELVLTESPEHLQRRHDAETGLALIEV
- a CDS encoding gluconate 2-dehydrogenase subunit 3 family protein: MPEPLRTPYAGYDVLRKWDTPSWNDQTREVVGRRLHEVPERRFLRTDEWATLEAVCARLLPQPDRPDDPVPIVPWIDRKLDLNEGAGYRYETMPPLREAWRLGIAGIEKESGRRHGARFSELAPAEQDGILRAIQEGEVSGEPWDELPPVRFFAEVLLKGVVGVYYSHPAAWSEIGYSGPASPRGYVRLGADQRDPWEAEERDA
- a CDS encoding helix-turn-helix domain-containing protein — its product is MEIPGQLYRLTELSDWKALREALGRAPLTAVAVVDPLGPDGGIAEELRELLRAFPFATVLAALPVTPRDGELLRTLLDCGVADFIVMGHETTPVGVSRRLRLVRSRPVKRLLKRALPQGVPSRTQGMLTRAAEVVAVGGGAPELAAALRVSPRTVPRWCERADLPPPRRLFAWLRMLMAAELLDQPQRSLASVARACGYANESSLKNTFRDFLGVGPSELRKAGAFQTVATAFARDLASVREHAHTAGRSRNVWLN